AGACCGCGATCGTTCCCCTCTTACTTTGGTCAAGAAAAGTCTTTTATAAGGTCATGTCAGTTTAGGTTATGTGTAAAGGTCTTGTTGGGTTATGAGAGCTAAGCACAGGTGTCTCCAAGAGAATACGTTAACTGCCTTCGTCCAGTTTTAGCTCATTGACATcctcatttttcttcaaatgttttgtttcggttcctttttttttttttttttcgtaaaattttttaattttatttaatgacGATACCTTTCGATGCAACTTAACTCCAAGAGGGATCTCTTTTTTAATCATTCGTAAAAGTCTTGTTAGCCACTTTAGACTGTTTTCCATGCtcttgttttgaatttcaacGTTAAGTTCTCAGACCAAGAGTTTTGCAAAGTTAGGTTGGTATTTTCCAAAGTTTTCAGTTTATGGAGAGGATTTGTCTCTGCAATACTGGTGAATGGCGCCGGACAACCTGTCAATATCGAGATAAATATTCTCCACACCCCAGCGCGTATTTTAATGACAGCTGAGCTTCATTAATAAAGAAGACAATGGCCTTGAACAAAGCCATCAGCCACCGCGTGCGCAATATACATTAATATTTAAACAACTGCTAGTCAAGATGCGCCAATCCTTGAAGACTTGTTTGTGCAAACGGAGACGCATTGTAATTAGAAAATGTCTCGGCCCTATGTAAATCAAGTCGCTCTTTCAGCGTCTGAAATATGCATTATTTATAGGACGCAAGGTGTTTCAGATCAACCAAAGTGATGATATTGTCgttgaagttttcttttgttcttagcAAAACCgagtttatttctttgttattttgggGGAAATAATTTCGTCGGTTCTTCATGTTTCGTTCTCTCAACGCAGTCCTGGGTTTCGCTTTCTAGAATAGGCATAAATTTGATCAGTTCTTGTGTATTCATGCAATTAATTTCACCAGGAAATTGTTCTGTCTGAGTGCAACAAATCATAACTAGTACTCGTCGTTGCCTTTCAAAAAACGGACTGAGGCAATAATCTTCATTTGGAAATGTCAAACTTCGGTCTAAAATTGATAACTATGAGCGATTAAAAGTTCAAAACGCCCCCAGCTTTTGAAACGTCAGACACCTCGGCGACGGCTTTTTCCCGTATAAATTTAAGAAGTCGACAAAGTAAGTTTTAAACGGTGTTTCTTTATTGCTCAGGTGAAAACATGCCGTACTCTAAgcttaaattgttttttgacTAGGTTGTCTACAGCTTCCTGGTTGATAATGAAATTGTATTTGGTTGTAATTTTCCTGAAATTATGCCTATTTTAGGAAAGCAAAGGTCAAATGCCATTTTTGCGGTTTTAGAATAAGTTCTTCCTGTTTTTATTTAACTTTCGTGTACTATATTTGGCTCGTGCGTTGTGACAGCTGCCAGGCTGCTGCTTAGAAACTTGTTTAGCCGTCGCTAAGCAAATACTATGCATGTCAATAACTAACTGTGATTAAAATCCCTATATGAGATCCACTCGTTGCATCCTGAGGTTTTTGTCCTAATCAATGCACGAGAGAGGACGAAATCGCTAGGCACCTCTAAGAGCATATCAGAAACAGGATCTCTTTACGGTCAGAGAGAAAACGTCGtctgctctgacgaagggctaacgttcgAAGTGCTAGCTTTGTAATCATGTGGTTTCACTTTCCATGAACCTGGCacctcagtttcttttgtaataatatacatgaaaaattttctccattctgattggttaagagcagtgaagttttttttataagcagtgcaaaaaagagttaattcagggcaaaaagaggaaacaaaccaagcatttgttctttttttctgcttaaccatctgcattttttcatgtatattattaattagtaatcacatgatttttctcgtgaaatttggaataaataagcacttgtaaatttttcaaagacccgaAATTGCACTCCTCCatgggctcgtgcaattttgttagtctttgaaaaattttctcgtgcttatttattccaaattgcactcgaaatcatgttattacctatacaaactAAACGCTTTCTTTGTTTACCGGCAGATTTACCAGTATATTCAGAGCCGTTTTTACCGGTCACCGGAAGTTCTCTTAGGAGTACCCTACGACCTTGCGATCGATATGTGGAGCCTGGGATGTATTCTGGTTGAAATGCATACTGGGGAGCCTCTCTTCAGCGGCGCAAACGAAGTGAGTATCCGCCATTATTACTCGAAGTAATATTTGAAgatacttttttcctttttagcaCTGTTGATTAAGTATGAATATCAGCGTTGCGTTCCATTCATTTGATCAGGAGCAGcgaaaaatgtgaaaaaaaactttttttttgttgaggCACCTGGCTGATATGAAATTAAAATGGCTACCGCGAGCTTGCGAGGAGAATAAATTTAGGCAAGCGTTTTTCCGTCTCTGCACATGcgtgtttttgtcatttttcatcAGCGCTTGCACTTTAACTGCTCATACCCCTTGCGGCgtcttattttcatttgaaaacgaGCCTAATTTCCATTCATTTTTAGTTTGACCAAATGATGAAAGTTGTTGAAGTATTGGGTATCCCACCGAAGCAAATGCTGGAAGGCGCTCCAAAGGCTAGAAAGTTTTTCGATCGTTTGCCAGACGGCAGTTATGTTTGTAAGAATAGCAAAGACGGGAAAAAGGTAAGGAAGACCTGTTTTGATATTAGTCGCTCAATTTGCTAGGAGTGCTTTTATTAGTCAGAACGAACGCAAGTTATCTGCTTTCTTACTCAGCGCGGAAAGAAAGAAACCCTATGTGaccttgtttttgaaaatttgatgttaagaagttttccttttattcTAGGAATACCGACCACCCGGAACTCGAAAACTTCACGATGTTTTAGGATGCGAGTCAGGGGGACCTGGAGGACGAAGACAGGGCGAATCAGGGCACACACTTCAGGActatttaaaattcaaagacCTTGTTTTACGTATGCTCGAATTTGACCCTAAGGCGCGAATAGCGCCGTATCAAGCTCTACAACATTGCTTTTTCAAAAAGACTGCTGACGAAAGCACCAACACTTCTCACTCTGCTAATTCGTCTCCTGCTATGGGCGGTACAACTAACAGAACTGTTGCTGCTAGCACAAACAGCGCAAGTGTGTCTAGCGGTGGCACACGAGCATGCTCAGACCCCACCACTCAAGCAACAGTGACGTCATCGGCTATGGAATGCGATAGTCCTGGAGGGAAAGGACCGCAGACGTGGGGAAACGCGGGCGCGGCAATCTCCTCGCATTTAAAGAGGAATACTGAGAGAACTTGTAATAATTCTGACTCGAGAATCGCTTCGCAAGGGCTTCAGCAAACTACGTCATTACCGGGAAACCACAGTGAAGGTTCGTCCGCGTACAGTTCAGCTTCAGTTAACGTCGGTGGCGGAATCTACTGCAGCTCAGAAACTGCTTCAAATTACTCTTCCTCTTCGTCTTGCAATTCTATGACTGTAGAGCCGCATGGCCCGACAGTGGGCGGGTCGCTGCCCCCGGAAACTTATACGCAGCTCAACTACTCGGCAACAAACTTGACCCTCAATCCGGGGGAGCATGAAGTTAATTGCGTGGGAACATCAACGGGGATCCCGTACACGGTAACAAATCCACGGGGAATTGGGCATCGTAGGGATTATGTTCGGCAGCATTCAACGGGGGATGAATCGCCCATGGTGGGAGTTTGTGTGCAACAAAGTCCGGTTGTCAGCAACTGAATGGAAAACTGAAGACCACCCACGGGTGGCAAGCTCCATCAACGTGCAACGCCAAGTCCTGTCCCGAATCCCGCAAGAAGATTCCAAGCGGGAGAATCATTGTTCGGAGGCGCAGAGCGGATGGCGCATCGTTCTAGCACGACAGGGATGGATGTCCCTTCCCACGTTtaaaagaatggaaaaattattttgttgaagCGCGCGTGCGTTCTTTAAAGCAGCTGCTGCCCTCAACCCATCCCGTAAACGGTGGTGGACGACTTCTCGTTCTTCCCATTGCTTTTTGAAAGTGTTTTAAATGCTAGTTTCCGATTTCTTTGAGAAGGTTAGTTTAAGAAGGACTTTCCTTAATAGTTGCTTGGGAAGAAAATTGATACAATGGCTTTGTCTTGGATTTATAGAGGTAGAGGATGATGAAGCAACTAGAGCCGAGACCGAGGCAACGAGAACCTGCTATTAACAGTATAACAGACACCAAACATCCACTTCGTCTTATTTTATGGTTAGGTTTGATTATTTCCAGGATGTTAGAAGGGTCGACCACACGTAGAAGTTTCACCACCTGTGTACTACTGTTccataaattttatttgaatgtTCTGCATAATCCACACGTACGTTAGAAAATTAGTTAGGAAGAACCACTTTTTAGAGCACTGTTAATAGCGCCACGGAAAagtattggagaaataagcTGTTTTACATATTTATTGAATGGAAATGTAAGGGATTTTTATTAACGGTTTGAAAGTTGAAATCTCGTGTATAGTTAGGTAGGAAGCCACTGCTCAAGACTCGAGCATGTTTTCAATGGTAAGTGTCACAAACGGAATGTGCTATTGCGTTTTTGACCTTTTTGTCCGCATGTTCGACGCTTTCTTCTGTGTTGGGAAATGTTATTCATCTTTTGGCAATTGGTAATTGTTTTCTGTTGAGTTTTGTAACGAAAAAGGTACTTGAAGAAGCAAagttttttgccattttttggGCTGTTAGATATGCTGTTGTTCTTCAGAACAAAGAGATTTCAAGCTGAACTTtttaccttcttttttttttttttttcggcgtTTGCTCTTCTCTTACTGGCCAGATGTTTCGTTAATATAATGCAGCTACAGGTTTTTTTGATAACAAACCTGGATTGTTTCAAGCgaaatgaaaactttgaaGCAGTTTGCGCGCTTTCCTCATTGCAAGCTGTGCTTCTTCCCGTCCAATACCGTCATCGAGAacattataaaacaaaatttttaatttacagATGTACATTTTAAGGCAGATATGTTGTAAAATATTGTAAAGTTTGATTTTTAACTGGAGTCTTGCAAGACTTGTCCAGGGTCTtgcaagtcttttttttttttactaaaaaaaaaaaagtttcagaaCCAATATGGTGAATCCTTTCTTTTGGTAGAAGAGGGTTGTAAAGATTGCTTTATGCTGTTGCAGGGAAAGGGGTATGaaattcattgaaaatattgataCCTAACGTTATCGTCAGAGAAGGCAAAGAGCAATTAGGGCAGGCAACGTGACTTGATATTTGCCCACAAATTAGTTTTcaaggctaatgggtcatttcccatttTATTGACCCAAAAGCCTCATATGGACCAGGATGCAACATAAAACcaaagaagctttgcctgcaggtTCAACTGCAATGATAGCTACTACGGTACAATTCACATGTTGACTGTAACAAAAAATGTTACAGAAATCATCAAATGTTTTGATGCTCTTTCATCACTTCTTGTTGCTCATAGAGGAGGGTTAATAGTTTAGCAGGGAAAAGTCTGAGCTTCAAGTTGAGATTCATCCCAATTCCAAGTGTCTCATGAGTATCAGTGTGATGAAAAGCAGATCACTGTAACTAATATTGTTTGAACTCTTTCCTGTTGTCCACTTTGAAATTTTACATTGTCATCTGAACAAGAGTGACATAAAGTAATCTGTGAAAGGGGAAATTTGGGAAAGTTCTAAGTGGTGGTGTTAAGGCTTAATAGCGTTTGCATGGTAGAGATCTATTCAGATGTCCAGTGGTTTCGCAAGGTACTTTTACAATACAATGAGGAGGGTTTGTCATCAGTGTTGATGCACCCTGCTGTTGCAATGAAGCCGCTGAAATACATGTAAGTTATCTGTGAATGGGTTTGGAGACACTAAAATTTAGTAAAATGATGTCAATGTCAATTTATGAGTTCATGGTTAGTGTGAGTCTGTCGAGTTATGGATACACTTGAGAAGTTGCTAAGTACTCTAGGACCTAGAGTCACACTTGTGACTCTTACTTCTCTTGTGCTCAGCAATCCATAACTTGGCAGACACACGCTGAACAAGGAAGccattgttaatttttctaaagTTAATAGTACAGTCATAGTATATTGAGTAAGTTTCaaaaaacttttcatttctttaataatCAAATACAAGGTATTGGAGGGTATTATCATTTATGTACATACTGCTTTCAGCAGAATTGAAGAAAATCCCTTAGCTCATTAAGCTTAAgttgaaaaatgcatttttagt
This sequence is a window from Acropora palmata chromosome 9, jaAcrPala1.3, whole genome shotgun sequence. Protein-coding genes within it:
- the LOC141892493 gene encoding dual specificity tyrosine-phosphorylation-regulated kinase 1B-like, which gives rise to MDIPLGGASSDKGSNDEQASRTNMLAPEMNYIAGKSEDHQADEVDFAGVQNLYSKIPTTFRDPSSAPLRKLSVDLIKTYKHINEVYYAKKKKRKELEKNEDGLHKKERRLYNDGYDDENFDYVIKAGEKWFDRYEIESLIGKGSFGQVCKAYDHQDKEYIAIKIIKNKKPFLNQAQIEVRLLQLMNQHDPEGKYYIVRLRRHFMYRNHLCLVFELLSYNLYDLLRNTNFRGVSLNLTRKFAQQMCTALLYLSTPELNIIHCDLKPENILLCNPKRSAIKIVDFGSSCQLGQRIYQYIQSRFYRSPEVLLGVPYDLAIDMWSLGCILVEMHTGEPLFSGANEFDQMMKVVEVLGIPPKQMLEGAPKARKFFDRLPDGSYVCKNSKDGKKEYRPPGTRKLHDVLGCESGGPGGRRQGESGHTLQDYLKFKDLVLRMLEFDPKARIAPYQALQHCFFKKTADESTNTSHSANSSPAMGGTTNRTVAASTNSASVSSGGTRACSDPTTQATVTSSAMECDSPGGKGPQTWGNAGAAISSHLKRNTERTCNNSDSRIASQGLQQTTSLPGNHSEGSSAYSSASVNVGGGIYCSSETASNYSSSSSCNSMTVEPHGPTVGGSLPPETYTQLNYSATNLTLNPGEHEVNCVGTSTGIPYTVTNPRGIGHRRDYVRQHSTGDESPMVGVCVQQSPVVSN